Part of the Rhodopirellula islandica genome is shown below.
TTCTTTCTGCGGTTGCGAGACGAACGCAGCGCCCAGTCTCGCTTGGATGACATCCTCGGTAGCGAAACTCGCAACGCCATTGCCAAGCACGAGCTGATCGAAGTCATTCGCACCACCAAGGATCGCGAGCCGGACGTCGACGCGACGTTGGTCGACGCACCCGGCAACATCGGCATGCTCTATCCCATCACCCTGGGGCGTGCAGTGATTGAACGCGAAATCTTTGAGAAGGCCGCGAGCAAGCTCAATGATTTTGGAATTGAGTTGCTGGACGTTCGGTTCAAACGAATCAACTACAACGAAAGTGTCCGCAGGCGTATTTTTGAACGCATGATCAGTGAACGACAGCAGATCGCAGAACGTTTTCGCAGCGAAGGCGCTGGTGAGGCAGCGAAAATCATGGGGCGGAGCGAGCGTGACCTGCTGCGCATCGAATCCGAAGCTTACAAAACGGTCCAGCAAATTCACGGCGTTGCGGACGCCAAGGCGACCGAGATCTACGCCAGTGCTTACAACCAAAGCGACGAATCCGTTGACTTCTATGAATTCATCATGACGATGGAGTCGTACCAAGAAATGCTGGATCAAGACAGCACGCTGATTCTCACCACGGGCAGCGACATCTTTCGGTTTCTTAAGAATGTCAATCGGCCTAACAACGCCCCGGCGGCGAGGTAAGCAGGTCGGCAGGAGTCTTTCGGCGTTTGAAATGTCTTGGCAAGTATGGTTGCTTCCACGTACAACCGGGGCTAACGCCCAAACGGCTCACATGGTGATGCCCGATCATTCCTGCCGACCTGCCTAGGAACGCAATCCATCACCATCGATCATCGCCATTTGCCTGATCAGGCACGACCGTGAGAAGATCGGCGGTGGTGCATGAACTGGGACCGCGGCGCGCAAAAGTTGGTGGCCAAGCACGCAGGGCGTCGCCGTGGTCGACGACCTCGCGGGGATCGGTTCCGAGCTGGGGTCTCGCAATGGAATGCCATCCGGCGGAGTCGATGGGCGGCTGTCAGGCCATCACATCGTGAATGACGCTGCCGTGAACGTTGGTCAATCGCCGTTCCAACCCGTTGTGATAAAACGTCAATCGTTCGTGATCCAGTCCCATCAAGTGCAACAGGCTGGCGTTGAAGTCATAGACGGAAGTTGGGTTCACGGCCGCTTTGAATCCGAACTCATCGCTTTCGCCATAGCTGAAACCTTTTTTGACACCTGCACCGGTGAGGAAGCAGGTGAAAGCATCTGGATTGTGATCGCGTCCCGTTCCGTTGGATTGCAGAAACGGCATCCGGCCGAATTCCGTCGCCCAGACGACCAGGGTGTTCTCAAGCAAACCGCGTTGCTTCATATCGGCGATCAAGGCAGCGGTCGGTTGATCCATGATCTCGGCCTGCATCGCGTGCGTCTTGCCGATGTCGGAGTGTGAGTCCCAGTTCGTGATCCCGTTGCCACCCGCGGGATCGCTGCCATTGAACAGTTGAACAACTCGAACGCCCTTCTCGATCAAGCGACGAGCCAGAATGCAGTTCTTGGCATATTCCCCTCGCACCGGACTGCCACCTTCGACACCGTAGGCCTTCAACGTGGCTGCTGTTTCGCCGGAAAGATCCATCACATCAGGAACGGAGGTCTGCATCTTTCCCGCCAATTCGTAGCTCGCGATTCGTCCGGCTAGGTTGGCATCGCCGGGGTAGAGTTCGAGATGCTTCGCGTTGAGTCGTTGCAGCAGGTCAACCGTTGCATGATCCGCATCCGGTGAGAGCCGGCTGGGGCGATGCAAGTTGTTGGGCGGGTTCTTGGCGTTGAAGTCGGTGCCCTGGAAGGCAGCCGGCAAGAATCCGTTGCCAAAGTTGTTCTTGCCGCTCCGGGCCAAACCGCGCGGATCGTTGATGGCGACGAAGGCGGGCAATTCTTGGTTCTCCGTTCCAAGGGCGTAAGTCACCCAGGATCCAAACGACGGGAACCCTTCCATCGTGAACCCCGTGTTCAAGAAGTTCTCGCCCTGTGGGTGGGCACTCGTGTCTGTGTTGAGCGAGTGCAGGAAGCAGAAGTCATCGACTTGTTCCGCCAAATGGGGCAACAAGTCCGAGACCATCTTTCCGGTTTCACCCCGCGGTTTGAAATCCCAAAACGGTTTCGCAATGTTGCCTGTGGGGCCTTCGAAGGTGACCGCGGGGATGCCCGGTGGTTTTTGTCCGTGCAGCTTGGTGAGCGCTGGTTTGTAGTCAAACGTGTCGACGTGACTGACCGCACCAGGGCAAAAAATCACCAGCACCTGTTTGGCGGGCGCATCGAAATGGGCCGGTCGCGGCAAATAGGGTTTGTCGGGATCGATCGATGGGCGAATGGGAGTCTTGCCCCCGGCGGTGCCGACGTCCGATGCAAGCAGTCCATCGGATTGCAGCAAACCTGCCAGGCCAAGCCCAGCGGTCGACAGCCCGGCAGTGCCGAGGAAGCTACGGCGATCCAACAAGCGGCGACCGTGAGCGGAGAGGTTCTCTGGGTTTGTCATGATGTTTCGGTCCCGTGCTATGGAAGGAAGGCGAGTTCGTTGGAGTTGATCAGCGCTCGGCACACCAATGCCAATTCGCCATCGCGTGCCATGTTACGACATGCGGATCGCTCGAATTCGGTGGACGAACGACCGAGCAACAGTTCGAAGCAACGGTCGATGGCGAGGTCGAGATCGTCATTCGATTCGAGCAAGGCTCGTTCCGCGATCCGGTCCGATTGCTCGAGCACGAAGTCGCTGTTCATCAAGTTCAACGCCTGCAGTGGCGTGGTCGAAACCGGGCGTTTCGCTCGAACTTGACCGCAGTCAGGAAAATCAAAGGCAGTGAAGATCTGATCGTCCACTCGCCGCATTCGTTCTTGGTACAGCATCCGCCGCCATGTCTCTGACCCATGGTTGTTGACGACTTCCCACTGAGCGTAAGTCGCTTTTTCGTTGTGGATGCGATAGCTGCGACCGCCAATTCGCAAGTCAATCGAACCAGACGCCATCAAGATGGAATCGCGAATGACTTCGGCTTCCATTCGGCGAGGAGGGAATCGCCAAAGCAAGGCGGAGCCCGCGTCCTGTTGGAGTCCCTGTTCGTTTGGAAGGCTCGATTGACGGAACGCACTGGACATCACCAGCATCCGCAGCAATGGTTTCACCGACCACGCTGGCGTTTCACCATCGGCGGGCGAAATGAATTCGTCGGCGAGCCAGTCCAGCAGTTCAGGATGGGTCGGAGGGGCTCCCGCTCGCCCAAAGTCGCTGGTCGTCGGAACGATTCCTGATCCAAAGACGTGGTGCCAAACTCGGTTGACCATCACGCGAGCCGTCAGCGGGTTGTCCGGCGAGGTCAGCCACTTCGCGAATTCGCGGCGCCGTTTGGGACCGGGAGCGGTTGAGTCGAGACCCAAGTCGCCGGCGAAGATTTCTGGTGCGGCAGGCATCACTTCATCGTGGGGGCTCTCTGGACTGCCACGCAGCAACACGCGGGTCTCAACGGGTTCCACAAATCGCCCCACGAAACTTGGCTGGGGGCCTTCCTCGGACAGCTGATCGATCAGGCCTTGGATGTCGGCAATGATTTGCTTCCGCTCTGGATTCTTCTTCAGCAGTTTTTCACCGACCGCCCAGGTGCCGGTCCATGGTTGCCACGTTCCATCCTCCTGCATGATGTCCATGTCGAACTGATACTTCGGGAGAAACGGCTTTTTGTTGAGGTAGTCCGTGTCGTAAAAGTATTCTCGGTTGTTGCTCAAGCGAAGTCGGTTGATCGTTTGCGGTCCTTGGAAGTCAAATTGAACCCAGGGACGTTCTTCGTCCTTCGCGTCGAGTTTCGTCCGCCATGCCATGGTCCCAAATTCGCCATCGTTGATTCGCTCAATTGGATTGCGGCCGTCGGTGCCCTCCTCTGGGAATCCCGTGACCCGCGTTCCTTCGCGCGCATCGGCGAGGTTGCGGTTCAAACCGTGAGGCCCGAGGACCTCCAGTTCATCCAGTCCCAAGTTGGGCGTTTTGAATCGGATTCGAACGGCGGTGGTGGTCGTGGCTGGGAAATGAAGCTCTCGGTAGGCACCCCAGTCTTCTTCCCAGCCACCGTCGTCACGAAGTTTTTCGCGTTGAGTTTGGATTTGTTGCCACAATTCTTTGCCCCTTTTCCGAAGTGGGTGATCTTCGGAAAACTCAGGGTGGCGACTTCCAAACTCAACGTCTTGGAAGACGGCTGTCATCGAGTAGTAGTCTTGAATCGTCACCGGATCAAATTTGTGATTGTGGCAGCGGGCGCATCCCACGGTGACACCCATGACCGACGCCCCAACGGTTTGCATGATTTCATCCATCCGGTCCGCGCGAGCCTGCCGAATCGCTGTGGGCTCACGTCCGACGGTTGCCGCCGGAACGTGTGGTCCAGCGACCAGGTACCCGGTCGCTTCCCCGGCACCCATGGAATCACCCGCAATCTGTTCTTGGACAAATTGATCGTACGGTTTGTCTTCGTTGAATGACCGAACCACATAGTCTCGGTAGACCCAAGCGTTCTTGCGATACAAGTTGGCTTCGGAACCGTTGGTCTCGGACCAGCGAATGACATCGAGCCAGTGTTGAGCCCAGCGTTCACCGAAGTGGGGCGATTGCAGCAAGCGATCCACTGCCTGCTCGTAGGCCACGTCACCCTGCGCAGAAAAATCGCGAACGAAGGTTTCGGATTCTTCTGGCGTCGGTGGCAGACCTGTCAGAACAATCGCGAGTCGCCGAATCAACCAACGTGGCTCGGCCGGATCGGAATAGTCGAGACCCTCTTCGGCCAAACGAGATCGCAAGAAAGCATCGACCGGTTGCTGCGTCTCTGTTTTGGCTCGGTCGTTCGTTTCCGGGATCACGGGGATCTCGGGACGCACCACAGGTTGGAATGCCCAGTGATCGGATTCCAGTTTCAAAACCGCGTCCATCTGTCCGGGCCAAACGGCACCTTCCGAGATCCAGCGCGAGATCAGTTCGATTTCTTCGGCGGCCAATTGGTCGTCGTCCGGCGGCATCGCCATGTCTTCATCGAGATGCTGAATCACATTCATCACATAGCTTTTTTCAGGGTGACCGGGCACCAAGGCCGGCAAGCCTGAGTCGCCACCACGAAGCATGTGCGGACGAGAATCGAGACGCAGTCCGGATTCTTGTTCGTCTTCACCGTGGCAGTAAATGCATCGGTCCTCCAAAATCGGAGCGATGTCGTTTTCGTAGTCCACCTTTTCGGCGACACCAACGTTGACCATGCACGCCGCCAGAATCAAGAGACTCAGTGGGGCCGCCAATCGTTTTGATTGCATTGGATTTCTCACTTTGCTGCCTCCCATCCGGCATGCCATTGGGCTAAGAGTTGTTTTGTCAATTCCGGTTCTTTGTCGGCGATGTTGTTGGTCTCTTGTGGATCGCGTGAATGATCGAAGAGTTCGACAGCGATCGGGGGTGCCCCAGGATCACGATGGTCTTGCCAGACGACCAAACGATATTGATCGGTGCGCATCGTGTAGCCCATCAAATGCTGTTCAAAGAGTTCGCGGTCCCACTTGGAGCCTTGTTGCTCGATGATGCGGTTTTCGACTTGTTGAATCAGCGGGCCAAACCAGGTTTCTCGCATGCCTTGCGAGAGCGGGTTGGCTGCCCATTCGCGAAGCGCCGGGTTCGGATACTGACTGAATGCAGCCTTCTTCCAGGCTTGGTTGGGATCGTTCATCAGCGGTTGAAAGCTGGTGCCCTCCGTGTGAGCCGGCACCGGGATTCCAGCCAGGTCGCAAAGCGTGGGGTAGATGTCGACCAGTTCCACCAGGGCGTCTGTTTGGGCACCCCGAGCTTGCATGTCCGGAGCCCAGATCATCAGTGGAACGCGGGTCGCAATTTCATAGTTCGTCGCTTTGCCCCAGACACCCATGTCGCCCAAGTGCCATCCATGGTCGCCCCAGACAACAATCACGGTGTTGTCGCGAACGCCGGCCTCGTCCAAGGCGGCAATCAGTTTGCCGATTTGTGCGTCGACGTAGCTCACCGAAGCCAGGTACGCGTGCTTGAGCGTGCGAGAAAGCTCGGGAGACAAGGGGCCGACTTTGGGAATGCCCGCTCGCGTTCGAAGCTCAAAGGACGCGTGCAGGCCCATCGCGGCACCGTTCTTGGGGGCGTTGGTCTCTTCGGCCATTGGAATGTCATTGGCGTCATACATGTCCCAGTATTTGCTGGGGGCACACCAGTTCAGGTGAGGCAATTTGTAACCCATCGCCAGGAAAAATGGTTTTTCGTCTTCCTGGACCATCTCTTTCAAGGTCGCGATCGCCAGTTCAGTGTTGTAGCCATCGACGTAGCCGGAGTCGGCAATGTCGGCTTTCTCGTAGGCCGGCCCCGCAGCCAATCCGCGGCGTGCAGCTTCGCCATACTTTGCCAACATGCTTTTCATGTTGTCCGCCTTCATCTTGTTGTTTTCAGGCAGCGCGTATGGCCCTCTCGGCTTTTGGATTCCGGCGACCCGTTTCACCGATTCACGGTTCCATGACCGACCGTCATCCGTGTCGCCTTGGTGGAAAATCTTGCCACAGTAAGCCGCATCGTAGCCATTCGCGATGAAGTGCTCGGGCAAGGTCAGGATGTTGGGTTGCAATTCGCGGAGTGAGACGTAGTTGTGATAGAGCCCGGTGGTGTCGGGGCGCGCTCCTGTCATCAAGCTCGCTCGCGACGGACGGCAAATTGCCTGTTGGCAGTAGGCTCGGTTGAACAGCAACCCGTCCGACGCCAATTGATCCAAGTGAGGCGACTTCGCAATCGGTGATCCATAGCACCCCAGTTCGGGACGCAAGTCATCGATTGCAATGAACAAAACGTGGGGTTTCTCGGCTGCCAACCCAGTGGATTGCAGAATCAGGCCAAGAGACAGTGTGAGTAACAAACGAAACATGCTTCTCGGTGGGGCGATGGGGAGAAAGGATGGAGGCAGTGGGGGCGAAGGGGGGCGAGAAAGGTTGGGGCACGTCGGCTGGCATAGGCTTCCAGACGGTGATTGTTCAAACACAGGCTGGAAGCCGGTGCCGCTTTCTCTTCCGCTCAATAACCAAGCGGTTTGCCGGATTCGTACAGCGACTGGATTTCGGATGCGTCCAAGGCTGCGGCGTAAATCGTCAGTTCATCGATCGTTCCGTCCAAGTTGCGGACTGCGAACCAAGGCGTTTCGCGAAACGGTTGGCCCCAGTTTCCAATTTCGGCAGGACCGATTCGCAGCGAGTCCATCTGAAACTTGGGTTGAATGCGTTCGTCGCTGATTCGTTGACCATCGACATATTGCTGCACTCGCTTGGACGCAGGGTCATACACTGCGACCAAATGAAACCACTGCCCGCTCTTGGAGATGTCCCAAAATGGTTCGGTGAAGTACACATGATGCAGGCCAGCGTCTTTGACAACGCGTTGATCACGATCGTTGAAGAAGCTGACGCTCTGTGAATCATCAACCATCACAGAAAACATCAGCCGTCCGTCGTCGCGAATCTGCCAGTGGGGTTCACCGTTCTCGTAGCCGTCGCCCATGAACAACGCGCTGTAGCGTTGGTTGAGGTTGTCGATTTTCGCCCAACAAGCGAACGTGAATGCCTGGAAGTCACCATCGATTCGAGTGCGCACGCGGGATCCAGGTCGCTTGAAGTTCAGGCCTCGCGAAGCGGTTCCAAACCGTCCGGATACCAGGTCGACGGGGCCGACCAACAATCCATCTCGGGAGTCGCCGGTGTCGGCTCCGTTTCGAATCGTGCGTTGATCGAGTTCGGAGGTGGCGTAGTGGGCGATCAGCCGTTTGTCAGTTTGAATCGAACGCATCGACTCACGCCATTCTTCGTAGCGTTGCAGGGTTGCCGAACGGTCTCGTTGATACAAATCGGTCGCCGTGATCATGTGGTTGGTCTCTTCGCTGGAAGGCGATCCATGGAGAGTCCCTTTGTCGCCCGTGTGAAGATGCTGGCCGTCCAGCTTGCCGCCTCGCAACATGACTTCCCCATCGACCACTTCAACGCGAGCTGTGTCCGCGGTGACATCCATGGTGAATTCGGTGCCCAGATCAACAACTTCGGACTCAGCCGCCTTGACCAGGAACCCACGCGCCGCGGGTGGAACCGTCGCTCTCAACCGACCTTGAAGCACGCGAACCGACCAATCCGATTCAATATCCAAATTCGCGGGGCCTTCCACGATCAAGGTGGCGCCGCAGAAGAAATCGATCTCCGCGATTCCACTCTCAAATCGAAGGCGACCATTGGGCAAAACATCGCCGACCTTTGCCGGCAGGGAATCCGAAGGCCATTGAAGATCGACGGCACGCCGCAGCGTCGCGTGCCCCGCGATCTGCGATTCGGTGGCATCGGATTCGAAGTTCGCAATTTCAGTGATGGCAGGGGACGACAGGTGTTGCTTGCCCAACCAGTACGCCAGTCCACCGACCAGGATCAAAGCGGTCGCGGCAATCATCAGCGAACGAAACGCGAACACACTGGGCCAACGGTAGAGCGGTAACGTGATCTGCGGATCCGCATCCCGGGTTGAGTCGACGAGATTCGGAGTCGGGGACGCAGCGATCTCGTGAAGGGACTCGCTCAGATTGACCGCCTTCAAATACGCTTGTCGCGCTTCTTCACTCCCCTCAAGCAGGTCTTGCAGTTGGTCGAAGTCCTCCGCCGAGATCGTTTGGTCGATTGCTTGGTAGATCAGTTTTTGAATCGCATCATCCATGGCGAAGTTCCTGTTGCAGTTGTTTTTCGACGCATTGCTGGAGCGACGCACGCAAGACATTGAGTTGGTGATAGAGGCGTCGAGCCTTCTGTCCAGATTGTTTCGCAATGGAGGAGACCGATTGGCCAGGTGAGTGAACGCTCAGCACCAATTGGCGCTGAGATTCGCCGAGCTTTGCCAGGCAGCCTTCCATCGCGCGTCGTTCCTCTTCCAGTCGATCCAATTGTGGAAGGGCCGATGCTGCCAAGACATCCACCACCGAGTCGCGAAACACCAATCGGTCGCGACCCTGGTCTCGTTGCCAACTGAGGGTTTTGTAGCGAGCGATCACGCATGCCCAGCGAGCAAACTCGTCGGCTTGCCCAGAGTTCTGGGCTGCGAAGTCGTCAAACTTTCGCCAGCATTCGAGCGCTGTTTCCTGCACCACGTCTTCCACGCCGTCACGGCTTGGAAGCAGTGATCGCACGAACCGCCGAATCGACAAATCATGACGAGTCAGCAAGGCAACGAATTCGTTGTAGCGTTGCTCACGTTCGTTCGAATCGTCGATGCTGCTAGGCCGGTCGCTCGCCGCCATATCATGTTCCTCCACAAGGTCATTCCATGAGGACGCGGATTTACAAAGAAATTTGCAAACAACGGTGCCGATTTTCGCCGACGACGACCTACCCGGCGTCTTTCGCCCTACTTCAGGGTTTTCGCTGGTGGCATCTCAGATTGCATCGTGTCCCACATTGCCAATAAATCCTGCAAACGACTCGGGTGCGTTTCGGACAAGTTGTTGGACTCGCTGAGGTCCGCTTCAAGATTGAAGAGCTCGGTGGGTTGGTTTGAGCGAGCCTGGACAAATTTCCATTTGCCGTGGCGAAGTGCGCGAGCGCCGCGAGGCATTCTCCACCAAATCGTGCGATCGCTCTTGAAGGTGTCTCTGCCGATCCACGGCAAAACATTTGTGCCATCCGTTTCGAGCCGGGAGGATTCGCCGATAGCCAACGGCAGGAACGAAGCGGCGATATCGAGGCTCAGGATAGGAGCGTTTTCTTCCGCTCCCGCGGGGATCGTTCCAGGCATGCTCCACACCATTGGGATCCGCACGCCACCTTCGTAAAGACTGCCTTTGCCCCCTCGAAGCGGTGCGTTGCTGCTGGTCAATTCCGCGGTTGGGCCACCGTTGTCGCTGAAGAAGACCACCAGCGTTTCCTGGCGGAGGTTGAGATGATCGAGTGTCTCCAGGATTCGGCCAACACCGCGATCCAGTGCGATCAACATGCCGGCAAAGATTCGTCGCTGGGGATCTTGGATGTGTCGCATCGACTCATGGTCTTCCAGGGTCGCTTGCATGGGAGAATGCACTGCGTTGTAAGAGACCACCGTTGCAAAGGGGGACGAAGCGGATTGAGAGATGATTTCGACGGCTTCGTTGGTGATTGTGTCGGTCAGGTACTTCCAATCGTCGATCGGTTCGCTGCCATCGAGCACTGGATTGCCGGCGTCATACGCGGGTTCGTTGATTCGAGCGTAGTTTCCGCGAATCGTTTCGCCGTTTGTTTGAAACTGTCCTGCGGCAAGCGACGTGTCGCGAAGCATCGTCCGGACATTTTCAAAGGGAGGCCCTGGCACATAGTAGTGACCTTCGTGCAAGAAGCCGAAGAAGCGGTCAAAGCCTTTTGATGTTGGGACTTGGGATGGACGGGTGCCAAGGTGCCATTTGCCGATCAACGAAGTTCGATAGCCTGCCGCCTGGAGCTGCTGAACAAAGGTGGATTGTTCAGGTGGCAAACCCGCGTTGGGGTGACTGTTGCGATCGCCGGTTGGGTTGAGGTCGTACCCGAAACGCGATTGATAGCGTCCTGAGAGGAAACCAGCACGCGAAGGACTGCAGTACGACGACGTCACATACCCGCTCGTGCAACGAACGCCCGATCGCGCCAACGCGTCGATCGCAGGTGTGGGGATTTCATCGTCACCCATCATTCCAGTTTCACCATAGCCCAGGTCGTCGGCGATGATCACGACCAGATTGGGTGGGGAGGCCTTCGCAGGGTTTTGCATCCACGACAAGAAGCTTGCCAGAATCACACCGGCTGCAACTCGACCGACAATGGAGTTTGGGGGCAACGGTAGCATGAAGAGGCTGGGTCAGAGGGCTGGGTGGGGGAGTTTTAGTTTATCAGGGCCACAGGGCCACAGGGACTCAGGGACTCAGGGACTCAGGACTCAGGACTCAGGACTCAGGATGGTCGGCGCATGAAAAAACCGGGCGTCTGGGGGACGCCCGGTTCGTGTGTTTAGCAATTCGAAGCTGCGATCACTCGCCTTCGTTGGTGCTCGACGTGGTCGAGGCGGTTTCGCCGTCGCCGCCCAGCAGTGGGAACGATTCTTCGAGTGCCGAGACAGGTGCCTGCGACAGTTCTTCGAGTGCTTCGCGGCGGTAGTTGACTTCCGACTCTTGGAAGATTCGGAAACCGGTACCGGCGGGAATCAAGTGTCCCAGGATGACGTTCTCTTTCAGACCGACCAACTTGTCGACCTTGCCCGCCAAGGCGGCTTCAGTGAGCACCTTGGTGGTTTCTTGGAACGACGCTGCTGAGATGAACGAGTTCGACTGCACAGCCGCCTTGGTGATCCCGAGCAACTGGGTGCTGGCCGTTGCGCTCTTGCAACGTTTGCCCTTGGCAGGCGTGCCGCCCATCGCTTCGACTTCGGCGTTGGTTTGCTCGAACGCTTCCTTGGGCACGATGGTGCCTTCGGTGTAGTCCGTGTCACCTGGGTTGGCGATCTTGATGCACTTCTGCAAGTCCTGGTTGGCTTTGCGGAAGTGGAATCGGTCCATCACGCTACCTGGCAACAGGTTCGTGTCCCCGGCGTTCTCGATCTTCACCTTGCGAAGCATGCGGGCGATGATGATTTCGCCGTGCTTGTCGTTGATTTCCACACGCTGGCTGCGATAGACCTGTTGGATTTCGTGCAGCAGGTATTGCTGAACGGCTTCTTCCCCGGTCACACGCAGGATGTCGTGAGGAACCAAGGCCCCGTCGACCAGTGCTTGACCGGCCTTCACGATGTCGCCTGTGTGCACCAAGAAGTGCTTCCCGTGAGGCACCAGGTGCTCACGTTCGATGCCGGATTCGCTGCGGACGATGATCGTTCGCTTGCCCCGTTTGCGTTCGCTGAGGATTTCGACTTCGCCGTCGACTTCTGCGATCACAGCCGGATCCTTTGGCTTGCGAGCTTCGAAGATCTCGGTCACACGAGGCAGACCACCGGTGATGTCCGAGACGCCGCCCGTTTCACGAGGCATTTCGGCCAGGACCTTCCCGGGAATGACTTCGTCGCCTTCTTTGACCGAGATCGTTGCCCGTTCAGGCAAGTACTGAGCGTGAAGTGGGCGACCGGATTCATCTTCGATGACCAACTGAGGGTGCAAATCACCCTTGTGATCGATGATCGTCATCCGGGTGTTACCGCTGGCTTCCCGATCCAGTCGCATCGTTTCGCCTTCGACCACATCCTCGAAGCGAATCTTACCGGTCACTTCCGACAAAATCGGAATCGAGTACGGGTTCCATTCGCAGAGAACTTGGCCGGCGGTGACCTTGTCACCTTCTTTGACCATCAGCATGGCACCGGTTGGGATGTCATACGATTCGACTTCTCGGCCGCGATCGTCGACCAGCATGATCTGGCCGTTCCGCGTCAGAACGATGTCGCGACCTTCGGCGTTCGTCACGGCTTTCATTCGTGTCAGGCGAACTTCACCATCACGATTCGTTTTGATGTCCGACTCTTCGACCTGCTTGCTCACCGAACCACCGATGTGGAACGTCCGCATGGTCAGCTGTGTACCTGGCTCACCGATGGACTGAGCGGCGATGATGCCGACGGCCATGCCTTCTTCGACCATGGATCCGGTCGACATGTCCATTCCGTAGCAGCAGCGGCAAACACCCAGCGGTGCGTCGCAAGACATGGGTGTGCGGACCTGGATCTTTTCCAGTCCCATCGCTTCGATGTTGCGAGCGATTTCGGGGGTGATCATTTGATCCGCTTCCACGATCACTTCATCGGTGACCGGGTTGACGATCGATTTCAAGCTGACACGACCATTGATTGATTCTGCCAGCGAGACTTCGACCTTCTCACCACGGTAAACGACACCCTTGGTGATGCCCTGTGTGGTGCCGCAGTCATGCATGGTGACCACAACGTTTTGGGCCACGTCGGCGAGTTTCCGCGTGAGGTAACCGGAGTCAGCTGTTTTCAACGCCGTGTCGGCCAGACCCTTGCGGGCACCGTGCGTGGACGAGAAGTACTCGAGCACGGACAAGCCTTCACGGAAGTTTGCCTTGATGGGCGTTTCGATGATTTCACCGGTTGGCTTGGCCATCAGACCACGCATACCAGCGAGCTGACGAATCTGCTCGATACCGCCCCGTGCACCCGAGTGCGACATCAAGAACACAGGGTTGATGTACCAACCGCCTGGGCGAATGTCGTTTTCCATCGCCGTCATCATGTCTGCCGTGATGGCTTCCCGAGCGTGGGTCCAAGCATCAAGAACCTGGTTGTAACGTTCTTTGCCGGTCATCAAACCACGGTCATAAGCTTTCTTGTGCTTCATGACCTCTTTTTCAGCTTCCTTGATGAACTGCAATTTGGTGTCGGGGGTCACCAAGTCATCGGTCGCGAACGACAGACCACTGCGGGTGGATTCCCGGAAACCGGTTTGCATCATGTCATCGAGCAAGTGAATCGTCGCTTTTCGACCGAGACGTTGATAGCAGTCACTGATCGATTTCGCCAAGTCACCGCTACGCATGGCACGGTTGTAGAAATCCATCCCCACCGGCAGCATTTCGTTGAAGCGAACGCGGCCGGGAGTGGTGTCGATGACGGCACCGTATTCGCCGGTTTCGTCATCGGTTTTCAATTTTTGGTACTTCGGCAAACGCAATTTGATTCGCGTGTGCAATTTCACGACGCCTTGAGC
Proteins encoded:
- the rpoC gene encoding DNA-directed RNA polymerase subunit beta', translating into MSIGETSNYDRINDYASVRISLARPQDIKAWSFGEVKKPETINYRTYRPEKDGLFCERIFGPEKDWECACGKYRGMKYKGMICDRCGVKVTHSRVRRKRMGHIELAAPVVHIWFFKAMPSRLGNLLAMKTSSLEKVIYFQDYVVTDPKDTDLEILQLLTEEEYRAARQQYGTGSFQADMGAEAVRDLLNKLDLVTLSDQLRVDLAETGSKQKKKDLINRLKIVESIRDSDNRPEWMVLDVIPVIPPDLRPLVLLDSGNFATSDLNDLYRRIINRNNRLRKLVDLNAPEVIIRNEKRMLQQSVDALFDNNRCKRPVLGSSNRPLKSLTDMIKGKQGRFRENLLGKRVDYSARSVIVVGPRLKLHQCGLPKKIALELYQPFIIRRLKELGHADTIKSAKKMLERKDEEVWDILEQVITNHPVLLNRAPTLHRMGIQAFEPTLVEGNAIHLHPLVCKGFNADFDGDQMAVHLPLSIEAQVEAHTLMMSTNNVFAPSNGKPIMSPSQDIVMGCYFMTVEMPDQKGEGMTFSTYEEVDYALAQGVVKLHTRIKLRLPKYQKLKTDDETGEYGAVIDTTPGRVRFNEMLPVGMDFYNRAMRSGDLAKSISDCYQRLGRKATIHLLDDMMQTGFRESTRSGLSFATDDLVTPDTKLQFIKEAEKEVMKHKKAYDRGLMTGKERYNQVLDAWTHAREAITADMMTAMENDIRPGGWYINPVFLMSHSGARGGIEQIRQLAGMRGLMAKPTGEIIETPIKANFREGLSVLEYFSSTHGARKGLADTALKTADSGYLTRKLADVAQNVVVTMHDCGTTQGITKGVVYRGEKVEVSLAESINGRVSLKSIVNPVTDEVIVEADQMITPEIARNIEAMGLEKIQVRTPMSCDAPLGVCRCCYGMDMSTGSMVEEGMAVGIIAAQSIGEPGTQLTMRTFHIGGSVSKQVEESDIKTNRDGEVRLTRMKAVTNAEGRDIVLTRNGQIMLVDDRGREVESYDIPTGAMLMVKEGDKVTAGQVLCEWNPYSIPILSEVTGKIRFEDVVEGETMRLDREASGNTRMTIIDHKGDLHPQLVIEDESGRPLHAQYLPERATISVKEGDEVIPGKVLAEMPRETGGVSDITGGLPRVTEIFEARKPKDPAVIAEVDGEVEILSERKRGKRTIIVRSESGIEREHLVPHGKHFLVHTGDIVKAGQALVDGALVPHDILRVTGEEAVQQYLLHEIQQVYRSQRVEINDKHGEIIIARMLRKVKIENAGDTNLLPGSVMDRFHFRKANQDLQKCIKIANPGDTDYTEGTIVPKEAFEQTNAEVEAMGGTPAKGKRCKSATASTQLLGITKAAVQSNSFISAASFQETTKVLTEAALAGKVDKLVGLKENVILGHLIPAGTGFRIFQESEVNYRREALEELSQAPVSALEESFPLLGGDGETASTTSSTNEGE